A window of the Cuculus canorus isolate bCucCan1 chromosome 3, bCucCan1.pri, whole genome shotgun sequence genome harbors these coding sequences:
- the UBXN2A gene encoding UBX domain-containing protein 2A, whose amino-acid sequence MRGMDSIKMVKKEWVCKSGTSDQILHGTEQSCDYLVDNLFEEAQKIGAICMPPTTVKNQSDVIVKLWKNGFTVNDGELRSYSDVANQQFLDSIKKGELPFELRRVFDKEEVDVKVEDKKDKVYLSSKKPVFHPFSGHGYRLGSATPRIISKVRDDHQGADNKRRLPLVPLNDLEPITNIQIWLADGERIIQKFNVSHRISHVRDFITKYQGSAGSVPFTLTTSLPFQELRDETLTLAEAKLQNAVVVQRLRKTTEPFRLLVIKAPDNDYKTAATPNGQLKNEQKTALKSTRSN is encoded by the exons ATGAGAGGCATGGACAGTATCAAAATGGTAAAGAAAGAATG GGTGTGTAAATCAGGAACTAGTGATCAGATTTTGCATGGTACAGAACAAAGCTGTGACTACTTGGTAGATAACCTTTTTGAAGAAGCTCAGAAGATTGGTGCTATCTGTATGCCCCCAACTACAGTCAAGAACCAG TCTGATGTAATCGTTAAACTCTGGAAAAACGGGTTTACAGTAAACGATGGTGAACTTAGGAGCTACAGTGATGTTGCAAACCAGCAGTTCTTGGACTCCATTAAAAAAGG ggaACTGCCTTTTGAGCTACGAAGAGTTTTTGATAAGGAGGAGGTAGATGTGAAAGTGGAAGATAAAAAAGATAAAGTGTATTTGTCATCGAAAAAGCCAGTGTTTCATCCTTTTTCTGGACACGGTTACAGATTAGGAAG tgctaCTCCGAGAATAATCTCTAAAGTAAGAGATGATCATCAGGGAGCTGACAACAAGAGACGCCTGCCTTTAGTACCTCTAAATGATTTGGAGCCTATCACTAATATCCAGATCTGGTTAGCTGATGGGGAAAGAATAATTCAGAAATTCAATGTTTCACACAG AATAAGCCATGTCAGAGACTTCATAACAAAATATCAAGGGTCGGCGGGAAGTGTTCCCTTCACACTGACTACTTCGCTGCCGTTTCAAGAGCTGCGAGACGAGACACTCACACTAGCAGAAGCGAAGTTGCAAAACGCTGTTGTTGTTCAGAGACTACGGAAAACAACTGAACCTTTCAGACTCTTGGTGATAAAAGCGCCTGACAATGACTACAAAACTGCTGCTACACCTAATGGACAGCTCAAGAATGAACAAAAAACCGCTCTCAAAAGTACAAGATCAAATTAG